A single region of the Malus sylvestris chromosome 8, drMalSylv7.2, whole genome shotgun sequence genome encodes:
- the LOC126632866 gene encoding DExH-box ATP-dependent RNA helicase DExH9, with amino-acid sequence METEAASLKRKSEGEAELEGAPQKQQKRDNGWASVDDEAVACLHDVSYPEGYVPPPSSSSSAAAEASEPAKKFPFPLDPFQSEAINCLEKAESVMVSAHTSAGKTVVASYAIAMSLRNKQRVIYTSPIKALSNQKYREFKEEFSDVGLMTGDVTIDPNASCLVMTTEIWRSMQYKGSEITREVAWIIFDEVHYMRDRERGVVWEESIVMAPKNARFVFLSATVPNAKEFADWLAKIHRQPCHIVYTDYRPTPLQHYIFPSGGNGLYLVVDEKGKFREDSFQKALNALAPAADSAKKKENGKWQKGLIMGKAAEESDIFKMVKMIIQRQYDPVILFSFSKRECESLAMQMAKLDLNGDNEKANVETIFWSAMDMLSDDDKKLPQVSHMLPLLKRGIGVHHSGLLPILKEVIEILFQEGLIKCLFATETFSIGLNMPAKTVVFTNVRKFDGDKFRWLSSGEYIQMSGRAGRRGIDKRGICILMVDEKLEPSTAKMMLKGSADCLNSAFHLSYNMLLNQLRSEDGNPENLLRNSFYQFQADRAIPSLEKQAKDLEKERDSIIIEEEDSVKNYYNLLQQYKSLKQELRDIVLSPKYCLPFLKPGRLVSIQCAKSDESSPSFSIEDLITWGVILNFQRVKTASEDDASRKPEDSNYTVDVLTRCRVSTDEVAKKTIKIIPLKEAGEPAVVSISISQINSMSGLCMVIPKDLLPLPARENTLKRVLETLSRFDKGKIPLLDPEEDMKIESSSYKKVSRRIEALENLFDRHEVARTPLIEQRLKVFHMKQDLAAKIKSIKKTMRSSTALAFKDELKARKRVLRRLGYVTNDGVVELKGKVACEISSAEELTLTELMFNGAFKDINVEEMVSLLSCFVWQEKLKEATKPREELDLLFSQLQDTARRVAEVQLECKVEIDVDSFVSSFRPDIMEAVYAWAKGSKFYEIMSATPVFEGSLIRAIRRLEEVLQQLIQAAKSIGETELESKFEEAVSKIKRDIVFAASLYL; translated from the exons ATGGAAACGGAAGCGGCATCCCTGAAGAGGAAGTCGGAGGGAGAGGCCGAGTTGGAAGGAGCTCCACAGAAACAACAGAAGAGGGACAACGGTTGGGCAAGCGTCGACGACGAAGCGGTAGCCTGCTTGCACGACGTGTCGTATCCTGAGGGCTATGTTCctcccccttcttcttcttcttcagctgCAGCAGAAGCTTCTGAGCCTGCCAAGAAATTCCCCTTCCCTCTCGACCCTTTTCAGTCTGAGGCCATAAACTGCCTCGAAAAAGCCGAGTCCGTCATG GTGTCTGCTCATACGTCGGCTGGGAAAACTGTGGTGGCATCGTATGCGATTGCAATGTCTctaagaaacaagcagagagtGATATACACTTCACCAATCAAAGCACTGAGCAACCAAAAGTATAGAGAGTTCAAAGAGGAGTTTTCCGACGTTGGCTTGATGACAGGCGATGTAACTATCGACCCCAATGCTTCCTGCTTG GTTATGACCACAGAAATCTGGCGTAGCATGCAGTACAAAGGGTCAGAGATAACGCGTGAGGTGGCGTGGATTATCTTTGATGAGGTGCATTATATGCGTGATAGGGAGAGAGGTGTGGTGTGGGAAGAGAGCATTGTTATGGCTCCAAAGAATGCTCGGTTTGTGTTCCTCTCAGCAACTGTGCCAAATGCTAAGGAATTTGCTGATTGGCTTGCAAAGATTCACCGTCAGCCTTGTCACATTGTCTATACTGATTATAGGCCAACTCCTCTGCAGCATTATATTTTCCCTTCTGGAGGGAATGGTTTGTACTTGGTAGTAGATGAAAAAGGGAAATTTCGCGAAGACAGCTTTCAGAAAGCTCTTAATGCTCTTGCTCCTGCTGCCGATAGTGctaagaagaaggaaaatgGCAAGTGGCAGAAGGGTTTGATCATGGGCAAGGCTGCTGAGGAAAGTGACATCTTCAAGATGGTCAAAATGATAATTCAGCGTCAGTATGATCCTGTAATACTTTTTAGCTTTAGCAAAAGGGAGTGCGAATCTCTTGCAATGCAG ATGGCAAAATTGGATCTAAATGGGGACAATGAGAAAGCAAATGTAGAAACCATCTTCTGGAGTGCTATGGATATGCTTTCTGATGATGATAAAAAGTTACCTCAG GTTTCACATATGCTACCCCTTTTGAAGCGTGGAATTGGTGTGCATCATTCTGGCTTGCTTCCAATTCTAAAGGAAGTGATTGAGATATTATTTCAGGAAGGTCTAATCAAG TGTTTATTTGCCACAGAGACCTTCAGCATAGGATTGAACATGCCTGCAAAAACTGTTGTGTTTACCAATGTCCGGAAATTTGATGGTGATAAGTTCAGATGGCTATCCAGTGGAGAATATATACAAATGAGTGGCCGTGCTGGTCGCCGTGGTATTGATAAGCGTGGAATATGTATACTTATGGTAGATGAGAAGCTGGAACCATCTACTGCTAAAATGATGCTTAAAGGAAGTGCTGATTGTTTGAACAG TGCTTTTCATTTGAGCTACAACATGCTTCTGAATCAATTACGCAGCGAAGATGGTAATCCAGAAAATTTGCTTCGTAACTCGTTCTATCAATTTCAAGCTGATCGTGCCATCCCCAGTCTTGAG AAGCAAGCAAAGGATCTTGAGAAAGAGAGGGATTCAATTataattgaagaagaagatagtGTAAAGAATTATTACAATCTGTTACAGCAATACAAGAGTTTGAAACAGGAACTTCGTGATATTGTGCTTTCTCCAAAGTACTGCTTACCATTTCTGAAACCTGGTAGGCTTGTCTCAATCCAATGTGCTAAAAGTGATGAAAGTTCCCCCTCTTTTTCCATTGAGGACCTCATCACATGGGGAGTGATACTAAATTTTCAACGGGTGAAAACTGCTTCAGAAG ATGATGCAAGTAGAAAACCCGAAGATTCAAACTACACAGTGGATGTTCTGACAAGGTGCAGGGTGAGTACAGATGAAGTTGCTAAGAAAACCATCAAAATTATCCCTCTCAAAGAGGCAGGAGAACCTGCTGTTGTCTCCATCTCCATATCTCAG ATAAATAGTATGAGTGGACTTTGTATGGTCATTCCTAAGGATCTTTTGCCACTACCAGCTCGAGAAAACACACTGAAGAGAGTTCTTGAAACTCTGTCAAGATTTGATAAAGGAAAGATTCCTCTTCTTGATCcagaagaagatatgaag ATTGAAAGTAGTTCATACAAAAAGGTGTCTCGTAGGATCGAGGCTTTAGAGAACCTGTTTGACAGGCATGAAGTTGCTAGAACTCCACTTATTGAGCAAAGGCTTAAGGTTTTTCATATGAAGCAGGATTTGGCTGCCAAGATCAAGTCAATCAAGAAAACAATGCGCTCTTCCACTGCATTAGCTTTTAAAGATGAACTGAAGGCAAGAAAACGGGTCCTTCGGAGGCTAGG ATATGTTACAAATGATGGTGTTGTGGAGTTGAAGGGTAAAGTTGCTTGTGAAATCAGTAGTGCAGAAGAGTTGACCCTGACTGAGCTCATGTTCAATGGGGCTTTCAAGGACATAAACGTGGAAGAGATGGTGTCTCTTCTCTCATGTTTTGTGTGGCAGGAGAAGCTTAAGGAAGCTACAAAACCAAGGGAAGAGCTTGACCTGCTATTTTCACAATTACAAGATACAGCTCGGAGGGTTGCTGAGGTTCAGCTTGAGTGCAAG GTCGAAATTGATGTTGACAGCTTTGTGAGTTCTTTTCGGCCTGATATTATGGAGGCTGTGTATGCTTGGGCAAAAGGGTCCAAATTCTACGAGATCATGTCAGCTACACCTGTTTTTGAGGGCAGCTTGATCAGGGCAATTAGGAGATTAGAGGAAGTCCTTCAGCAACTGATTCAAGCAGCCAAGTCTATTGGAGAAACCGAGCTTGAGTCAAAATTTGAGGAGGCTGTTTCGAAGATCAAAAGGGACATTGTCTTTGCAGCTTCCCTATACTTGTAA